In the genome of Planococcus donghaensis, the window TAACTCTTTTACGGTCTTTTTTCCTATTTTAAATTGAAAAATGATAATTTTTTTAGTGAAAACATGTGAATTTATAAAAAACACTATTCAGAACGACTATAAAAATGTAATATTAAGTTAAGCAATAATATAGATAAAAAGTTTCTTTTATTAGGAATAAAAAGGAATATTAAAGTGTTTCTTTAAGGAGTGGCTGCTTATGGCTTTTAATGAAAAAGGAATGAGTTTAGTTGAAGTTTTGGCAGCAGTGGTTATTTTGAGCATCATATTTGTAGGCATCATGACCATTTTTCCTCAAATGACGCTATTTAATAGCAAGACAGAAACAAAATTGGACACGATGAATTTAGCAAGACAAGAAATCTCCCTTGTGTCTGGAGAGTCAGCGTGGATAGGAAAGCGTAATAGCAGCAATTCAGATATTTACGAGAATTTTAAAACGGTGCTAGAGACTAAAATGCCGGTCATAGGCTTTAAAAAAGTGACGCAGTATCCGAAATTTATTCGCTATGAAAAAGTGGATAATTACCGGTATGAAGCAGATGTTTATACAGAATGTCAGCCTTTCTTAGAGGCAGATGTAAATAATATGACTTGCAACGATCCAAGCTTAACGCAATTATACAAAGTACATTTGAAGGTGTATG includes:
- a CDS encoding type IV pilus modification PilV family protein — encoded protein: MAFNEKGMSLVEVLAAVVILSIIFVGIMTIFPQMTLFNSKTETKLDTMNLARQEISLVSGESAWIGKRNSSNSDIYENFKTVLETKMPVIGFKKVTQYPKFIRYEKVDNYRYEADVYTECQPFLEADVNNMTCNDPSLTQLYKVHLKVYDGARISSQTYSYIKFLVEEKVD